The Hippoglossus hippoglossus isolate fHipHip1 chromosome 16, fHipHip1.pri, whole genome shotgun sequence genomic sequence CCCACAGACACAGGGAACATCACCTCAAGTTCCTGCTCTACTACCTACACCCTTTTCTGCAACGTCAGCAGCTCAACTATGGAATTTACATCATTCATCAGGTGAAACTCTTTTCTGAAGGAACATTCAAGGCAGTGCTTTTACATTTGTTAGAAACCCAAGGTGTTGTTCATCTACTGAATTTGCTCTGTATgcagtttgattttttttggttGGTATTACAGTTGAGGTTAGCTGAAGAGTGCCCTCTTGTGTGCCGTTACTGGTAGTGCATGTTGGAGTATAAAACGACTCAAGTGGTTTAGAGGGTTTAATCTCCTGAGCTTCTTTAACAGTGGATGGATGTTTACTCCTCAGCTTCTTATCTCTTACACCTCAAGAGCTGGATTTGCCACATTTCTCACTCTGTTTACATAAAAGCTTAAAGTTAACCTAGCAAGTGATAAACACTTCATCAGCTGTTGTGCTGCTTTTTTAAGGATAAGTTGGGGAAATAAGGTCTGAATATATGATTCATTACACACTTATCTTTATCTGGTGACAGTGTTGAATTGGTCCACTTAATTCCTAACCATTAATTGTGCGATCTTAAgtattttagatttatttaatgtaaagcCTAACTTCCTTTTATGAGTAAAAAGTTCTCAAACTGTCACAGGCTGAACTGAAGTGCccaattaaatatattaaacataaacactttAAGACAAGTAAGGTCAGCCGTTTTCAGATCTCACCACTGTGTTCAACTTTCAAACAGATACTAAGTGTGTATGTTCGCTCCGCAGGCTGGAAACTACACGTTTAACAGAGCCAAGCTGATGAATGTGGGTTTCCGGGAGGCCATGAAGGAGGAGGACTGGGACTGTCTCTTCTTTCACGACGTGGACCTCATTCCAGAGGACGATCGCAACACATACGTCTGCGATGGCAACCCGAAGCACTCGGCCATCGCCATGGACAAGTTTGGCTACAAGTGCGTTCCATTGAAGGGTTCCCAGATGGACCTTTTATCACATTGTGTGCTCCATCTATATTTGAGAGACTAATCTGGGTTTTTGTGATCTTTAATCATCGACAGGCTTCCATACAAGATGTACTTTGGTGGAGTGTCAGCTCTGACGCCACTGCATTACCTCAAAATGAACGGTTTTCCCAACAACTACTGGGGCTGGGGTGGAGAGGACGATGATATCGGAGTCAGGTGAGAATAGTTTCTTTTAGGAATGAGACATTGTACTGTGGTAAAAATGAATCCACAGCCTGAAAGACGTTGATACTCCcagtgtttgactttttatagATCACTCATATGACATTGATCCTCATCAAGCTGTTTTTAACATctataaaaatggaaaatactgCTGATTGGATTATTTACAAAAATGGCCAATTCCAACTCCAACAGCTGTTAGACTGTGTGAAAGACTGACCTTTTGTGTCTCGTCTTCTCAGGGTGTCTCTGGGGGGGATGTACATCAGTCGTCCATCGGTGAAAGTCGGCCGTTACAAGATGATAAAGCACAAGCTGGACAAAGGAAATGATGTGAACCCAAAGAGGTGCATTGAACACATTGATCTCATATGTGCAGTTGcatgcagaataaaaaaaaaactaaaattggATAAAGCGATGCGGATAAGAGGTTGAACTCTGCTTTCCATGTTCTCCATTTAAAGGTTCAATATGCTGGCCAAGACGCGTCAGAGCTGGAAGTCGGATGGGATGAACACAGCCGAATATGAGATCCTTTCACGGCAATACCTGCCCCTCTACACAAACATCACGGTCAACATCGGCACTGAGGACGGTCTACACCCACGTCCTCCAGCATCATCTGCGGGAAAACCTGCTGCTAAAGTGCCAGCGGAAGTCAAACAGAAGAAGGAGTCCCTCACAAAAGACAGCTAGTGCTGCACTTTGCCATTACTTCAGTAGGATGATCCTGTCAGCACACGCTGTCGGATGGTTTCTTCTCAGTGGCCTGAAGCCTTTCGctcatttcaaacttttttttgtctgtttgtggagAATAGACATGATACTGTCATTTAAGTGATAATTACACCTGGGGCCGTATTCACAAACATTATATTCCCAGAAAGCTCCCAACTTTGCCGGAACATTTGTAGCGAGGACTCCCACCTCGGAGTGACTTACGAAACTTGTCAAAGCAACTCTGAGCAAAGCAGGGACAGAAACTTTGACCTTAGTGAGGAGGTGTGGTGGACCCTGGTGCCAGcggatgctttttttttataagatgTGATCAACagatataaaactgaaatatggACAAAGGGGCAATCATAGAATTTAATCTCCATTAAGACATAGCAgattataattgttttataCTTAAtctattttgaataaatatgcTATAGTTTTAAAGTAGCCCACAAAATGTTTAGTTACACAGGCCTACCTGTGCAATCGCCTGCTCACATGCTggtagttttatttatttaattgtttatttaccATGCTGGTGATTTCAGTATCTAACCTATTTGTTTTAAAGGGAGGAAAATATCCCCGCTTTTATTGATTCCAGCGATTGTGGATCAGCCTGTTGCAGCGATGGTCGTCGCGTAACTTTAACGTAAACCAGCAAACAAGCAATGGAAGGAAGTGAAGGAAccagaaaaaacatttgcacCGCAATCCATATTTATTATCCGCTCTGTTTGTCAACAAGTGTAAAATCATTTCAATGTCACAGCTCAAACCAAGAGGCAAAGGCAGGAAGAATAAAATCCAGCAGATTAACGCCTCACTCCCCCTGGTGGTGCAGTGAGGAGTGTGGAAAGCGGTGGTCGCTGTGTTGCTGCAGTCAGACTGTAAAAAACGAATAGAAGTAGGCTCTGGCTCcgcaaagtgaagccaatgcagaagtgcctgaaatctgtattttcccaaatgaccagcagagggtaACTCCActagtttctatagaagtctgaGAAAATGACTAATTCTCACTTGATTGATGACGTCAGTAAACATTAGAGGATTAAGCACCACATGCATTGCAGCGTGGATACCGTGTaattgacagctagtaccgtccaatgggtgcaggtgggcgtgcagtgtcctggagctcagtcaggctccaccctcccggcgctggacaaaatgccaaactccaaaacagctcacaaaccaatgtgTGACGCTGCGGCAGGTTGCCACTTGTCTGAGATTTATTAAAATACTGTGTACTTTAAAAAAGTTTCTTAAAAGTCCTCCTCCCACCTCTTTTAAAACTTTAGACTTAACTAAGGGGAAGTTGTTAGAATCCATCTTAATTCTACGAGTTTCCTTTTGAATTTCACCACTAGGAGCAGCTCTTCGTATTGGGAAGCTTCATGAATACGGCCCCTggttttttgaaaataaaaactcaagagacgtgatttttttttttttcccacccttGGGTGACTGCTCTCCACGATGATGATCGCTGATTATTCTTCCACGGCAGccaaagcaaagagagaaggcTAAAAGTTGGACTCTATGAGTTTGTATATCTACAGCGCTGCGGTCGCTGGTTAAACCTTGCGATGCCTTAGaatcttgtttttgtcttttcactcGTATTTTACATTATCTTAGAATACTGGGTTTAGATGGAGCAGTAGCTGCGATTTCCTGCAGTCACACTGTGCCACAACAGAGTCGGAcctattttttttgtctcaaagCCAATGAATACGTGAGTGAACGAGTGTGTGAAGCTGCTACAGCGAGTACGAAATCTATAATAACTGTGCACATATCTATATATCTTTCTCTGCACTTTTATCTAGAAATGGTTCCTGAACAGAGATCCCGTTCGGTTTCAGTTTAGCTCGTACATGAAAATATAGGCTGAAGctttctcctgttttcagagCTGCACATGGTTTGGCCTGTTGTCATATTCAGTAGAATCACCAGTGAAGACGAGGCTCTGATGCCGAGGTACATTTCCTCTGTAGCGTTTATCTTAGCAGTAACGAGTGCATTCAGTTCAGCCTTttgaatgattttcttttatttcagcatGTCAAATatctactttttatttttgtgtttttttttttttttgtgtgtgtttttgccttCATCAAATAGAGCAGCAGAGCTTGTGATTCACATCAGAATGGAGTCTCTTTGCTTTACCTTCTCACACGTATACACAGTAAATATCAGATTGTGGCTCAGGACGGAACCTGAATGAGCCCAAGAAAATACTGAAgcaattgtgttttttgtgtctgactCCGACCTGAGTTTTCCCCTGATTACATCAAATGTAATTCACTCCCGCcaaattatttttcatctgGTGAAATCTCCATGGTTACGGCTGCTGTAGTCGCAaaagaacattttcaattttcctgttttcctttgGTTCAGTTAAAGGATTTTATcgtcttctgtgtttttcagggaATCTTGCGAACCCTTGGACTGATTTAGTGAATTGAAACGCCACACAATAATGTCTAAATGCACCGTTGTCATGGTGACATATTGATGAGGAAAGTTTTTCAAAATTATTGGAGTTTGAATTTTGCTGCGGACATTGACTTCAATATTGATCCAGTGTCTCGTCTCCACAATGTGACTCTGAAAACCGTTTGGAGACATTTGCCATGTCCCTTCACCCTGTGCCCTCATACTGCATCtggactcctcctcctcctcctcctcccccccccccccttcactctGACAGATTTGATTGTCGACgagaaaaaactgaaacagtCCCTTTATCCAGTGAGCATCTGTGCTGACAGGCGGACAAGTTGAAACCAAAGACGACTGCACGGAAGCTGTGATGATggatataaaaatgtgtgtatagGATTTGCTCCATATGTCACGATGATTTCTGTAAAGCTGTAATTCTCCAACTTAATGGACCTATCACCATTTCAAACCTCTTTCAGTTCTGTGTTTAAAAAGGTGTCGagaccacagactgtttaaagatggacgacgcgcGTTAtccagaaacaaagacaaaatatccCAGATGCGAACGCTGacattaggggggggggggggctcctgcCAGTACATGCACTCGATCAATAGTGAGTtagtcccagctgtcaatcatgatggtTCACCCTaattttatggcatcaaattactaattagAACCAAACTTACAGGGAAATTAGCATTTGAGCATGCCTACCTAAAATatcagaaaccatctttgagacaAATTTATTCGATGTATGCagggttttatttcttttttagtcCAATCCATGTTCCACCTATTAACATGGAGAACTTGGGGTTTATGACACTGTcgtaatgtcgtccatctttatttacagtccaagACAAACCTGCATGAGTTCCCAAACTGTTCAAACCACAGATGAAAAGAATGATGTTTTATGAGTGAAAGTTTGAGGATAGTTCATGATCATTTTTCTCttcattatttgtcattgtGATATTTGCTGACGCGAATGAGACGACGTCTGAGAACAGTTGCCTGTGATTCTTCTTAAAATAGACGCCCAAATACTTTATAAGCGTTTTAAAATGAACTCATGTTCATCTCCTATGGCCTTAGCGacacacactgcactggttCAACACTTGCTCACTGCgcaaattttttttatatcaagaCTAAACATGCATGGCAGAGAACCCATTAGTGAGGATATGGGAATGTACGGGGCACACGGTGATTCATACCAGTGCTCGCCTAGAAAATGTGAAGCATGCTGAAGTGTCTGTTTTGTGATCCAGAAACTTGTCGTGACTTTATATGTAAACTTCCGTTTGCTGTGCGGAGTGCCCCTCACTATTGTTTAATTTTAGAGAATGAGAAAAAGGGCATTTTTTAGCAAAATGTACAAACGGAAGCTTGTGTGTCCAAAGTcacattttatgattttaacacgacctgtttgtctctcttttcctttttttaaatttttttagcTGCTTTAGGTTTTATTTGATTCGACTCCATTCTGATGTGGAAAAGCTCAGCAACACTAGAAATCAGTCACCACAGGGTAGCACTGGTACAACCAAGGGCAACGTGACTTTGTGAACCTTCTGCTCTAAATTCTGCACAGTCCAGAGTGGCCTTAAATTCATTAATAAACGGATAATTCAAAACAAATGctttggtttttaatttttaactCTGTgcaggaggttatgttttcacttgtatatgttgttggtttgtttgtcaaaaTGGGCTAAGAAAGACCAAATTAAAGTCGTCCATAGTAGCTTATTACCAATTATCATCTAAAACTCTCCTTTCAAATTGCATATTTAAAAGGTTTGTCTTAACAAATTCCCCTCATGGTCTTAAAATGGTTTAATCCTTCCTCATATCACAACTGAGGTAAATGAATGTTTACCTGCATGGCCCCGCCCTTGCTCTTCATCGCCCCAccctcacagcgccacctgcaggtgAGCCTTTTTCTCCACCACTTCGGTTTCTGGCCATACCTGCAAAACTAACGACTGAAATGCTATGTCGTCATGTTAGCGCTGAGAAAaccatttaacttttaaatgttccgtgtgtaagatttaggtgaaagggatctgttggcagaaattgaatataaaataatcctagtgatgttttcactcgtgtttcatctgaattgttGCTTTACTTACCCTAGAATAGaccctttacatttaaatactttatatttacaccagctcctctctacggaggccgccatgttctttacagtagcccaaactggacaaactaaacatctgttcagtttttatgacacatgaaggttaccacaggtttcCACATGTTTGGAAGCGGAGGgcgaggtgaggtgaggtgaatACCTGCTGCAACATGCATCTTCACCACTTCACTACATTCACCATACAACTCTCCACACTGAAGCATTGCACTTCACTCACATGCAGTCGACTGCTTGCAGCCTAGAAGACACGCACGTCGACTGAACTCTGCCAAGGAAACCACAAGGCCGACTTCCTCCATGTGTGGAGTCTCAGATAAGCTGAGCTAGACTTAATCATAAAAACCACATGAGCAGAAGCATGAGATTGTGTCACTgttttggaggaggaggaaacgagaAGTGATTTTATTACACTGTGAATCTTGAATGAGGCAACACAGATTAGCAATTTTACCACACGAGTGCCTGTCTCATGTTGTAGTGAATTCAATGTGTCATTGTAGACTTGAGTTAAGTGATTTTCTTCTTTGACAATATTGCAACTggcatttttttctgttttccatgGTTTCAAACTATTTCAGCTGgttaattgataataaaaattgttttacaTTGCAGCCCTACTtgcatatttctgtttttacattatCAAGCTAAAAAACGTCCTTTTCGGTTTCCCCTGGTAAATTAACGTTATATTTATCTGCCACAGAATCGTCACCACCTCATTTCAGAGGCTCTGATTGAAACATGCTATAAGATCTAAAATGCAAATTGTACAAAgcttggattttattttgatggatACACAATGGCAGATTTTTACATGGTTTCTCAGAATTGGTTGgtgcattttctgtttctgtctcctttTCTGATTCTGCACCTCAACAGTTCAGGAATTACAGGTTTTACCAGTAGCCTCATCACGGTGATATTTCATCCAGATTCAGCTCAGATGCCAGAAACCCATGTCCTCGGTCCTTGATCCCACTTCCCACCAAATGTAATTGAAATCTGTTGAGTTATTACCCTTCACCGAGCGATGCTGATGTTCGATCATATTGAGTTTGGCTTTGCAAGaagtttcttcctgttaatgatggagttttctttctctctgttgggtttctctataatatcaTATGGTCCCGACCtgaaagtgctttgagataatgcaagttgtgatttggcgctttACAAACATAAATTTAC encodes the following:
- the si:dkey-199f5.8 gene encoding beta-1,4-galactosyltransferase 3; its protein translation is MVTFQSKWRYMFMFLGIQLVVMALLSREGYQKRVNYFIRIFRKANTTAVSGRNHTAAGVIGGDVYANLSHLPRTPSHGDDMPYCPKISPLIGGPIHVNFPSGLSLAEVQRKNPLVVRGGRYRPPDCEARHRTAIIIPHRHREHHLKFLLYYLHPFLQRQQLNYGIYIIHQAGNYTFNRAKLMNVGFREAMKEEDWDCLFFHDVDLIPEDDRNTYVCDGNPKHSAIAMDKFGYKLPYKMYFGGVSALTPLHYLKMNGFPNNYWGWGGEDDDIGVRVSLGGMYISRPSVKVGRYKMIKHKLDKGNDVNPKRFNMLAKTRQSWKSDGMNTAEYEILSRQYLPLYTNITVNIGTEDGLHPRPPASSAGKPAAKVPAEVKQKKESLTKDS